One Nicotiana tomentosiformis chromosome 4, ASM39032v3, whole genome shotgun sequence genomic window carries:
- the LOC138909894 gene encoding uncharacterized protein, with protein MSYEVFPDHRSLQYLFKQKDLNLRQRKWLEPLKDYDITILCYPGKANVVADALSRKVVSMCSLAYIPVRKRPPVSDVQALTNQFMRLDISEPSRVLACMVSWSSLYKCIKDRQYDDPYLLVLKNMVRHGGAK; from the coding sequence ATGTCGTATGAGGTGTTcccggatcatcggagtctacagtatttgttcaagcaaaaggatctcaacttgaggcagaggaAGTGGTTGGAGccattgaaagactatgatatcaccattttgtgttatcccgggaaggccaatgtggtggccgatgcgttgagtagaaaggttgtgagtatgtgtagccttgcttatattccagttagGAAGAGGCCGCCAGTATCAGATGTTCAGGCATTgaccaatcagttcatgaggttagatatttcggagcccagtcgtgttctagcttgcatgGTCTCTTGGTCTTCTTTGTATAAGTGCATCAAAGaccgtcagtatgacgacccctatttgcttgtcctcaagaacaTGGtacgacacggtggtgccaagtag
- the LOC138909896 gene encoding uncharacterized protein has protein sequence MNGAVETANKNIKKILRKIVDNHRQWHEKIPFGLLGYRTTMRTSIGSTPYMLVYDTEAMIPTKVEIPSLRVIQEAKLDDAQWIWVRQEQLMLIDEKIMDAVCRGHLYQNRMASAFYKRVKPRQFIPGQLVLKKIFPHQEEAKGKFASNW, from the coding sequence ATGAATGGGGCAGTCGAGacagccaacaagaatatcaagaagattctgcgaaagatagtggacaatcacagacaatggcacgagaagatACCCTTCGGTTTATTAGGTTATCGGACCACCATGAGAACATCAATTGGGTCAACTCCGTACATGTTGGTATACGACACTGAAGCGATGATACCCACAAAAGTCGAGATACCGTCCTTAAGAGTCATTCAAGAAGCAAAATTGGACGATGCACAGTGGATATGGGTCAGGCAAGAACAACTTATGCTCATTGACGAGAAAATAATGGATGCAGTGTGCCGTGGACATCTATATCAGAACAGGATGGCCAGTGCATTTTACAAAAGGGTGAAGCCTCGCCAATTTATACCGGGACAGTTGGTtctgaagaaaatctttccccatcaagaagaagccaaagggAAGTTTGCATCAAACTGGTAA
- the LOC138909895 gene encoding uncharacterized mitochondrial protein AtMg00820-like: MRILNKNLSMNVEDWPKRKDAIQEKLTSLAKREVFGPIVRTPEDIKPVGYKWVFVQKQNDKNEVVIYKLRLVAQGFSQTPDIDYMRTYSPVVDAITSRYLINLTVHEKLDMCLMDVVTA; the protein is encoded by the coding sequence atgaggatcttgaacaAAAATCTGTCGATGAATGTAGAAGATTGGCCAAAACGGAAAGACGCTATCCAGGAGAAATTAACTTCACTTGCAAAACGTGAAGTCTTCGGACCTATAGTTCGAACACCTGAAGATATAAAGCCAGTAGGAtacaaatgggtttttgtgcaaaaacaaaatgataaaaatgaagtcgtTATATATAAACTGCGACTTGTGGCACAAGGGTTTTCGCAAACACCTGACATTGATTATATGAGGACatattctcctgtggtggatgctATCACATCCAGGTATCTTATAAATCTGACAGtgcatgaaaaacttgatatgtgTCTAATGGATGTTGTCACAGCCTAG